The Stygiolobus azoricus genome window below encodes:
- a CDS encoding NADP-dependent isocitrate dehydrogenase, which produces MYKEPEDGEKITFDKGKWIVPDKPIILYIEGDGIGPEITQAAIKVINAAVEKAYGSKKEIKWMEVYAGEKAEKLTGNRFPQETQDMLLKYRVVLKGPLETPIGKGWKSVNVAIRLMLDLYTNIRPVKYIPGLESPLKNPEKVDMIIFRENTDDLYRGIEYPYDSEEAKKIRNFLKEQFKVEIEDDTGIGVKVISKFKTQRITRLAINYAIANGRKKITIMHKGNVMKYTEGAFREWAYEVALKEYRDYIVTEEEINRGVKSDGKIVINDRIADNMFQQIITRPEEYDIILAPNVNGDYISDAAGALIGNIGMLGGANIGDDGGMFEAIHGTAPKYAGKNVANPTGIIKGGELMLRFMGWDKAADLIEISINEAIKRKQVTQDLARFMGVKPLGTKEFANALIEIINQL; this is translated from the coding sequence CTGTATAAAGAACCTGAAGACGGAGAAAAGATCACATTTGATAAAGGTAAATGGATAGTGCCTGATAAACCTATCATATTATATATAGAAGGAGATGGAATAGGACCAGAAATAACGCAAGCCGCTATTAAGGTAATTAACGCTGCTGTTGAAAAAGCCTACGGAAGCAAAAAGGAGATAAAATGGATGGAAGTTTATGCAGGTGAAAAAGCAGAGAAATTAACTGGTAATAGGTTTCCTCAAGAAACCCAAGATATGTTACTGAAATATAGAGTAGTGTTAAAAGGACCCTTAGAGACTCCAATAGGTAAAGGTTGGAAATCTGTAAACGTTGCAATTCGTTTAATGCTAGATCTGTATACAAATATACGCCCAGTTAAGTACATACCGGGATTAGAAAGCCCTTTGAAAAATCCTGAGAAAGTAGATATGATTATATTCAGAGAAAATACCGACGACTTATATAGGGGCATCGAATACCCATACGATAGTGAGGAGGCAAAGAAAATAAGAAACTTCCTGAAAGAGCAGTTTAAGGTCGAGATCGAAGATGATACAGGTATCGGTGTTAAGGTAATAAGTAAGTTCAAGACACAGAGGATAACCAGGCTTGCCATTAACTATGCAATAGCCAACGGGAGGAAAAAGATCACGATAATGCATAAGGGGAATGTAATGAAATATACAGAAGGAGCCTTTAGAGAATGGGCTTATGAAGTTGCACTAAAGGAGTATAGGGACTATATAGTCACGGAAGAAGAAATTAACCGGGGAGTAAAATCCGATGGAAAAATTGTAATAAATGACAGGATTGCAGACAACATGTTCCAACAAATAATAACAAGACCGGAGGAATACGATATAATTCTAGCTCCTAACGTGAACGGAGATTATATTTCAGACGCTGCTGGAGCCTTGATAGGTAATATCGGAATGTTGGGAGGAGCTAATATCGGTGATGACGGCGGAATGTTCGAGGCGATACACGGTACCGCACCTAAATATGCGGGTAAAAATGTAGCTAACCCTACTGGAATAATTAAGGGAGGTGAGTTAATGTTGAGGTTTATGGGTTGGGATAAAGCTGCTGATTTGATCGAGATA